A section of the Citrus sinensis cultivar Valencia sweet orange chromosome 8, DVS_A1.0, whole genome shotgun sequence genome encodes:
- the LOC102628469 gene encoding auxin-induced protein 6B yields the protein MSKCNKIRHIVRIRQMLRQWRRKARIAASASRATPSDVPAGHVAVCVGSSSRRFIVRATYLNHPMFKKLLVQAEEEYGFSHVGPLTIPCDESTFEEILRVVSRPETGTPDPLWSVKEVQRCCHVGMRDNNLQFLNESRPLLRGALG from the coding sequence ATGTCGAAGTGCAACAAAATCCGTCACATTGTGAGGATCCGTCAGATGCTGAGGCAGTGGCGTAGGAAGGCCCGGATAGCGGCCTCGGCCTCCCGTGCGACGCCGTCCGATGTTCCAGCGGGACACGTGGCTGTCTGCGTGGGGAGCAGCTCTAGGAGGTTCATCGTGCGCGCGACGTACCTGAACCACCCCATGTTCAAGAAGCTCCTCGTGCAAGCCGAAGAGGAGTACGGTTTCAGCCACGTGGGCCCGTTAACTATCCCCTGTGACGAGTCCACGTTCGAGGAGATCCTCCGGGTCGTCTCCCGCCCCGAAACCGGTACCCCGGATCCGTTATGGAGCGTCAAGGAGGTCCAGAGGTGCTGCCACGTGGGCATGAGGGATAACAATCTCCAGTTTTTGAACGAATCGAGGCCGTTGCTTCGTGGAGCGCTTGGCTGA
- the LOC102628768 gene encoding protein SMALL AUXIN UP-REGULATED RNA 12 — translation MAIRKSSKLPQAAVLKQILKRCSSLGKKQHSSYDEDGLPLDVPKGHFAVYVGEHRSRYIVPISFLSHPEFQCLLRQAEEEFGFDHDMGLTIPCEEVVFRSLTSMLR, via the coding sequence ATGGCCATTAGAAAGTCAAGCAAGCTCCCACAAGCAGCAGTCTTGAAGCAGATTCTCAAGAGATGTTCAAGCCTGGGCAAGAAACAACATAGCTCCTATGATGAAGATGGCCTCCCTCTTGATGTCCCGAAAGGCCATTTTGCTGTCTACGTTGGCGAGCACAGAAGCAGATACATTGTTCCAATCTCTTTCTTGTCTCATCCTGAGTTTCAATGCCTGCTTCGACAAGCTGAGGAAGAGTTTGGTTTCGATCATGATATGGGGCTCACTATCCCTTGTGAAGAAGTCGTTTTTCGCTCTCTAACATCCATGCTTagatga
- the LOC102629041 gene encoding transcription initiation factor TFIID subunit 14b-like isoform X1 gives MTNSSSSKKHGPGQPEESGPTLKLQRIKMSKPEEAEKKNLNKKLKDVEISIPIVYGNVAFWLGKKASEYQSHKWTVYVRGATNEDLGVVIKRAVFQLHSSFNNPTRAVESPPFELSESGWGEFEIAITLYFHADVCDKPLNLYHHLKLYPEDESGSMSTKKPVVVESYDEIVFPEPSDSFLARVQNHPAVTLPRLPVGFTLPPPVPIEDTSKRKRGDTKDHPLAQWFMNFSEADELLQLAAARQQVQAHIAKLKRQISLIDGQQQQLRSTSDP, from the exons ATGACAAATAGTTCATCATCGAAAAAGCATGGTCCTGGTCAACCTGAAGAAAGTGGGCCCACACTTAAACTTCAACGTATCAAAATGAGCAAACCTGAAGAAGCTGAAAAGAAG AATTTGAATAAGAAACTTAAAGATGTTGAAATTAGTATTCCTATAGTGTACGGTAACGTTGCATTTTGGCTTGGCAAGAAAGCAAGCGA GTATCAATCTCATAAGTGGACTGTGTATGTTCGAGGAGCAACAAATGAGGATCTAGGAGTGGTGATAAAGCGTGCTGTTTTCCAGTTGCATTCCAGCTTCAATAATCCCACAAGGGCTGTGGAGTCACCACCGTTTGAATTATCAGAGTCAGGATGGGGTGAATTTGAAATAGCTATAACGCTTTACTTCCATGCTGATGTTTGTGATAAACCATTGAACTT ATATCATCATTTGAAGTTGTACCCAGAAGATGAATCCGGTTCCATGTCCACTAAGAAGCCTGTCGTTGTGGAATCCTATGACGAGATTGTGTTCCCTGAGCCTTCAGATAGCTTTTTGGCTCGTGTGCAGAATCATCCAGCGGTAACCTTACCTAGATTGCCTGTCGGTTTTACTTTGCCTCCTCCTG TGCCAATTGAGGATACAAGTAAAAGGAAGAGAGGAGATACTAAAGATCACCCCTTGGCCCAGTGGTTCATGAATTTCTCAGAAGCAGATGAACTATTGCAACTTGCAGCAGCTCGTCAGCAG GTCCAAGCTCATATTGCAAAACTCAAAAGACAGATAAGTTTGATAGATGGGCAGCAGCAACAGTTGAGATCTACCTCTGACCCGTAA
- the LOC102629041 gene encoding transcription initiation factor TFIID subunit 14b-like isoform X2 — translation MTNSSSSKKHGPGQPEESGPTLKLQRIKMSKPEEAEKKNLNKKLKDVEISIPIVYGNVAFWLGKKASEYQSHKWTVYVRGATNEDLGVVIKRAVFQLHSSFNNPTRAVESPPFELSESGWGEFEIAITLYFHADVCDKPLNLYHHLKLYPEDESGSMSTKKPVVVESYDEIVFPEPSDSFLARVQNHPAVTLPRLPVGFTLPPPVPIEDTSKRKRGDTKDHPLAQWFMNFSEADELLQLAAARQQEHSNSPFFFFGGSI, via the exons ATGACAAATAGTTCATCATCGAAAAAGCATGGTCCTGGTCAACCTGAAGAAAGTGGGCCCACACTTAAACTTCAACGTATCAAAATGAGCAAACCTGAAGAAGCTGAAAAGAAG AATTTGAATAAGAAACTTAAAGATGTTGAAATTAGTATTCCTATAGTGTACGGTAACGTTGCATTTTGGCTTGGCAAGAAAGCAAGCGA GTATCAATCTCATAAGTGGACTGTGTATGTTCGAGGAGCAACAAATGAGGATCTAGGAGTGGTGATAAAGCGTGCTGTTTTCCAGTTGCATTCCAGCTTCAATAATCCCACAAGGGCTGTGGAGTCACCACCGTTTGAATTATCAGAGTCAGGATGGGGTGAATTTGAAATAGCTATAACGCTTTACTTCCATGCTGATGTTTGTGATAAACCATTGAACTT ATATCATCATTTGAAGTTGTACCCAGAAGATGAATCCGGTTCCATGTCCACTAAGAAGCCTGTCGTTGTGGAATCCTATGACGAGATTGTGTTCCCTGAGCCTTCAGATAGCTTTTTGGCTCGTGTGCAGAATCATCCAGCGGTAACCTTACCTAGATTGCCTGTCGGTTTTACTTTGCCTCCTCCTG TGCCAATTGAGGATACAAGTAAAAGGAAGAGAGGAGATACTAAAGATCACCCCTTGGCCCAGTGGTTCATGAATTTCTCAGAAGCAGATGAACTATTGCAACTTGCAGCAGCTCGTCAGCAG GAACATTCCaattcccctttttttttttttggtggatCAATTTGA
- the LOC102629420 gene encoding pentatricopeptide repeat-containing protein At3g12770-like encodes MLPYTTCRHKKNLGTLTNCLKFLNPRNPLPFNVVISDFCRNGSPLYALKTFSFMHVHGIFLDTYALCSSLTASTSVKDARFGKQVQAHVTKSGWLSSVFVGSALIDLYAKLLLIHDAELMFDEIPVKNSVCANALLSGYCEAKLWAGGLELVRLMPALGLDYDHFTLSALLRACAGLSAAEFGRQVHAYMIRKCCNLGNDVFMQSSLIEMYGKCGLVTKALQVFNLAGHRLEGEINKDVVLWTSMLGVYGRNGYFKEVIKLYEAMLMNGTKPDEVAFVTVISACSHTGQVKLGIEYFEWMVHDYKLEPGPEHYSCLVDLLCRAGELDKAWKLINEMLDRGHGSSSVSMWGALLSACHDCGKFELGKLAAQKALELDPHNVGIYVMLSNLYSKFCMWDEIGQLRELMKEKGLKKDVGCSWIEVTG; translated from the coding sequence ATGTTACCGTACACCACATGCCGTCACAAAAAGAACCTTGGAACTTTAACCAACTGCTTGAAATTCCTAAACCCCAGAAACCCATTACCATTTAACGTTGTCATATCCGATTTTTGTCGAAATGGGTCCCCTTTGTATGCTctaaaaaccttttctttcaTGCATGTTCATGGCATTTTCTTAGATACTTATGCACTGTGTAGTTCTTTAACAGCTTCGACTTCTGTAAAAGATGCTAGATTTGGTAAACAAGTACAGGCCCATGTAACTAAATCGGGTTGGCTGTCCAGTGTTTTTGTGGGCAGTGCTTTGATTGATTTGTATGCAAAATTATTGCTTATTCACGACGCGGAGCtgatgtttgatgaaattccTGTGAAGAATAGTGTGTGTGCAAATGCGCTGTTATCGGGTTATTGTGAGGCTAAGTTGTGGGCTGGGGGACTCGAATTGGTTAGATTGATGCCTGCACTGGGATTGGATTACGATCACTTCACATTATCTGCATTGTTACGTGCATGTGCAGGGCTATCTGCCGCTGAATTTGGGAGACAGGTGCATGCCTATATGATCCGTAAGTGTTGCAATTTAGGAAATGATGTGTTTATGCAGAGTTCATTGATTGAAATGTACGGGAAATGTGGTTTGGTGACAAAGGCATTGCAAGTATTTAATTTAGCAGGGCATAGACTAGAAggggaaataaataaagatgttGTTCTATGGACTTCAATGCTTGGTGTATATGGTAGAAATGGATACTTCAAAGAagtgattaaattatatgaagCGATGTTGATGAATGGGACAAAACCAGATGAGGTTGCATTTGTGACTGTAATTTCAGCTTGTAGTCACACAGGTCAAGTGAAACTTGGAATTGAGTATTTTGAATGGATGGTTCATGACTATAAGCTGGAACCTGGCCCCGAGCACTATAGTTGTTTGGTTGATTTGCTTTGTAGAGCTGGTGAATTGGATAAGGCATGGAAGCTGATAAATGAGATGCTCGATAGAGGGCATGGTAGCAGTAGTGTTTCTATGTGGGGGGCTTTACTTAGTGCTTGCCACGATTGTGGAAAGTTTGAATTGGGAAAATTGGCTGCTCAAAAGGCACTAGAGTTGGATCCACATAATGTTGgaatttatgttatgttatCCAACTTATATTCTAAATTCTGCATGTGGGATGAGATCGGCCAGTTGAGAGAGCTAATGAAAGAAAAGGGATTAAAGAAAGATGTTGGTTGCAGTTGGATTGAAGTCACAGGTTGA
- the LOC112499276 gene encoding auxin-responsive protein SAUR21-like, translating into MGIRLPGFILAKQILRQSALTAKKGASTSLDVPKGFLAVYVGETQRKRFLVPVSYLNQPLFQDLLSRAEEEFGFNHPMGGLTIPCEENTFIDITSRLERS; encoded by the coding sequence ATGGGCATTCGTCTTCCCGGTTTCATTCTTGCTAAGCAAATTCTACGCCAGTCTGCTCTAACCGCAAAGAAAGGAGCTTCAACATCATTAGATGTACCAAAAGGCTTCTTAGCAGTATATGTTGGAGAGACTCAAAGGAAACGCTTTCTGGTTCCAGTATCATATCTGAACCAGCCTTTGTTTCAAGATTTGCTGAGCAGAGCAGAAGAGGAATTTGGCTTTAACCATCCAATGGGTGGCTTGACAATTCCTTGTGAAGAGAACACTTTCATTGACATCACTTCTCGCTTGGAAAGATCTTAA
- the LOC112499275 gene encoding auxin-induced protein X10A-like, protein MAIRVPGIMHAKQILRQSKLCASQATSKSVDVPKGYLAVYVGERQKKRFIIPVSFLNQPSFQELLSKAEEEFGFNHPMGGLTIPCKEEIFIDITSSLNGS, encoded by the coding sequence ATGGCTATTCGAGTACCTGGCATCATGCACGCTAAGCAGATTCTACGCCAATCTAAATTATGTGCAAGTCAAGCAACTTCGAAGTCTGTAGATGTTCCGAAAGGCTATTTGGCAGTTTATGTTGGAGAGAGGCAAAAGAAAAGATTCATCATTCCTGTATCATTCTTGAATCAACCTTCATTTCAGGAATTATTAAGTAAAGCCGAGGAAGAATTCGGGTTTAACCATCCAATGGGTGGTCTCACAATCCCTTGCAAAGAAGAAATCTTCATTGATATCACTTCTAGCCTGAATGGATCATAG